CGATCCGGGAAGGCGATGGCGCCCCTCCATATGTCACGTCAAGTCGTCCGTCTTACGGGACTAGGACACAGGGAGACAGCCGTCCGAGCAGCCGCACGAGCTTCTCCAGTTCTTTCAGCCACAGCACTCATCCCAGTGTAACGCCTTCAAATCGCCCAGAGAGTCGCCAAAGCCGTACAAAGACACCTCTGGGCCACTATTCCACCAACCCTACCACGGAAAGCCGAAGACCACGATCATCACTTAGCAACCCAGCGGGACAGTCTACCCCAATCAATGGAATGTCTTACatagacgaggatgatgatcttgCCCAGCAGATGTCTATGCGTGCAACAGTGAGTGAAGCTCGCCCGAGTCGCCTTCCATCGTTTTCCACTCCGACTGGCCTAAAGAAACGAGCCACAAGCGGTGTCTCTGGAATACCAGTCCCTGGAATACCGGCGCCCCGAGGCCTGCGCCGAGAACATACCATGGGACCACCCAAACCAAAGCCGAAAGCGGACGACTTGGGCGAGACGTTTTAGATTGTTGCGGGCGGTAgaaattttttatttattttttcaCGATATTTGACGGCTGGCACGCTGTTTAATAGCCCTACTTGACCGTTCATGATGCGGATTGTTGATCTTTGGACCTTTCATCATGGTGTTATTGGAAGATCCCGATCTCGGAATACCTTGGAAAGGCTATTTGCTCCACTTGTTTATAGATCGGGGGTTTCTTGTTATATCTACCACCACATACCTGTACAGTCAGAGACTTGTATCTGAACGTGTGGCGTTTTTGATTTTTGTCGGGGACCAACACCTTGAAAGGTGAAGGTTCCATCGGCGTCCAAGCTGTTTCTCAGCACCTATTTCTTTGGATGTACCCTTGGTCCTGTGTATCGTTGTCTTAGGCGTTATAATACCCACTGACTTTGAAATTGATCATCTACAAGGACTAGTATGGTTTTCTCTTTCTGACATAGTATCATCGCCCGAGTCGGTGGTATCTGTAAGAAATTCTAATACGCTCAGCGCATTAATATTGTAGCCGCCTCTTGATTGGTTAATTCGTAACTAGTTTTAAGGCATGTTTGGAGCACCTCCAGATATCATGGATCTTCGACCATCTCCGCATTGTCGTCTCGAGGGAAACCATGGTTGTGGCTCGAGACGGCGCTCGCGCTAAATGAGTAAATAGTAGCGATTAGCTCAAGTTGGAGAATCAAGAGCGAATATCCAGTCTTGTGCtccaatatatataaattctagaatatatatgtacCATACACTACCTGATCGAACTATATCTAACCCAAGCCAGCCATTCCCCTATGTGCTATATATGTGCTGTATAGATTGCAGTGCTGTGATCTCGCAATGGACGATCTACTCGAATAGGTTGGACCCGTGGGCTCCGTTCGGCTTCATCCGAGCCGTTGGAGTATGAATCAGCCTCGACACGAGATGCTTTTATGTCCAAATGTCTCCCGGGGTCAAATTCCATCTCCATGTCATAACCCCACGGGGTATGGGGTAGATCCCCCGGCGCGATGTAAAATATTGTTAAACTGAGGGAGCCCCGGCTCTTCCTACTCAAATTTGCTTGTGCTGCTACATAGAGATCGCCTGTGTGTTACAGGTAAGTACACACCGAAGAGAACCATGGTCAACGACGAGCGCGTAAAGTGGAAGGTTACTTCCAAACTGCAGAAGGGCCGGCTTCTGGCAGCCGTGAACTGTCTTGCCGGGCTggcgattttcttttttggtaaggtgctcctcctctcctgctCCGACAGGTCATTGTTTTCATTTCTCGGATATATTTTGGTTACTTAGTTCATGCGCATAGGATACGATCAAGGGATGATGGGCGGCGTGAATGGTTCCCAGTCCTATCTTGAGGTTATGGGCCTTGGCTATATGGAGAATGGCGAGGCTGTTGTTACCGGTTGGGTTCCACGCATTAATGGCCTTAAGGATTCATTATAAGATGCTGACGATGCACAAGCAACACTCCTTCAGGGAGGGATAACCTCAGTATATTACCTTGGTACCTTGGTCGGTTGTTTTATCGGAGGATCGGTAGGCGACAGACTAGGGCGAATCAAATCGTTTGCTGTTGGCGCTTGCTGGGGTATTCTGGGAGCCCTCCTCCAATGCACCGCAAAGAACCCTTCATGGATCATATGTGCCCGGTTAGTGAACGGCATTGGGACTGGGGTACTTAATGCGATTGTG
This region of Aspergillus puulaauensis MK2 DNA, chromosome 5, nearly complete sequence genomic DNA includes:
- a CDS encoding uncharacterized protein (COG:C;~EggNog:ENOG410PJBY;~TransMembrane:1 (i20-37o)); this translates as MVNDERVKWKVTSKLQKGRLLAAVNCLAGLAIFFFGYDQGMMGGVNGSQSYLEVMGLGYMENGEAVVTGWVPRINGLKDSL